In the Colletotrichum lupini chromosome 1, complete sequence genome, one interval contains:
- a CDS encoding pirin — protein MKSLSFWLSIIIGIASIVTFREYIVSVAFATATNFFNSLSNTRNGSVFDLEAKSSQQQEAQVDHHLYATDMSVPRAIRKVFLAVEQAEGAGARVRRSIGTPQLKNFSPFLMLDHFRIAPGSGFPDHPHRGQETITYLLHGGVDHEDFAGNKGTIEAGDLQFMTAGRGIMHAEMPKQNPDGSANVGLQLWVDLPKHLKACEPRYRDLRAKEIPTVDVDGGKVHVKVISGQSHGVDSVRDLAYTPVWILDVQIKPGGRIAQPVPKGWNAFAYTLEGQAIFGEGTQKRVVDEFHNVVFEEDGEIVNVEVDAGADKDARFVLIAGTPLDQEVVQYGPFVLSSKAEVYQALMDYQTHSNGFERAEGWQSEIGKSMIE, from the exons ATGAAGTCCCTCTCGTTCTGGCTATCCATCATCATTGGTATCGCATCGATTGTAACCTTTCGAGAATACATAGTGAGCGTAGCATTCGCGACAGCAACGAACTTTTTCAACTCTTTGAGTAACACTCGGAACGGAAGCGTATTCGACCTTGAAGCCAAGTCTTCGCAGCAACAAGAAGCACAAGTAGACCATCACCTTTACGCCACCGACATGTCTGTCCCTCGCGCGATCCGCAAGGTCTTTTTGGCCGTTGAACAGGCTGAGGGTGCTGGTGCTCGCGTTCGTCGCTCAATCGGCACGCCTCAGCTCAAGAACTTTTCACCATTTTTGATGCTTG ACCACTTCCGTATCGCCCCCGGCTCGGGCTTCCCGGACCATCCCCACCGCGGTCAGGAGACAATCACTTACCTACTCCACGGCGGTGTCGACCACGAGGACTTTGCCGGCAACAAGGGCACCATCGAGGCCGGCGACCTGCAATTCATGACGGCCGGCCGCGGCATCATGCATGCCGAGATGCCCAAGCAGAACCCAGACGGCAGCGCCAACGTCGGTTTGCAGCTGTGGGTGGACCTGCCCAAGCACCTAAAGGCCTGCGAGCCGCGGTACCGCGATCTGCGGGCCAAGGAGATCCCCACCGTCGACGTCGACGGCGGCAAGGTCCACGTCAAGGTCATCTCGGGCCAAAGCCACGGGGTTGACTCGGTGCGAGACCTAGCGTACACGCCCGTGTGGATCTTGGATGTTCAGATCAAGCCCGGCGGCCGGATCGCGCAGCCGGTGCCCAAGGGGTGGAATGCTTTTGCGTACACGCTCGAGGGACAGGCCATTTTTGGCGAGGGGACGCAGAAGAGGGTGGTGGACGAATTCCACAATGTAGTCTTTGAGGAGGACGGCGAGATCGTCAACGTCGAGGTTGATGCCGGCGCGGACAAGGACGCGAGGTTCGTCCTTATTGCTGGGACGCCCCTTGACCAGGAGGTCGTGCAATACGGCCCTTTTGTCCTGAGCTCTAAAGCCGAGGTATATCAAGCCCTCATGGACTATCAGACTCACTCTAATGGGTTCGAGAGGGCCGAGGGCTGGCAGAGTGAAATTGGAAAGTCTATGATTGAATAA